The DNA segment tagcccaggaacctccacctTCCATaggtatgggggaaaaaaagaaccaaaggaaaatcaaaaaaCAGAATTCTATTCTAAACATGCTGAACACAAGGGCTAACATGTCTGGAAATCCATTAGGATATACCAACTATCATTATTTCAAATAATCTTTATTCCCAAGCTAGTAGGGAAAAAGTAAAGCCATATTTACTTTTCAGGGCCATGTTTTTAACCATGCAGTAGCCAAACTGTCATTTAAAGTTTCTGTCCTGGGGAGTATTCTTTAGTACCTAAGAGtcataaacacaaaaatatgtgTTCATTTGGGAAAATGTAATAACAGAGATATGGATGAAGGCTTCTATATCATGGTAGGTAACTACTATTCTCAGCTATGAAAATATCACTTGCCTTTAAAAACAGAATACAGGGCTTATGGGGTGGATGACTGGCAGAGTGTGGGAAATGCTCAATTCTGGTTTTCTTAAATGAGGCGGCACTTTTGCATTGGGaacagataaaatagacttaAGAATAAAATTCTTCCTCATCTTAGTGTCTTTAAAGAGAGTTAATTAAAATGGCTTCAAAATAATGACGGAATGAATATGTAGTAAATAAATGTGATCTTGTGTTGATCACTGTTGCAGTTGGGTGACAGGTATATGAAGGTTCAATAATAGTGCTCCCTACTTTTGTACAAGCCTGAAATTTCCCATAATAAATTTCTTGAAAAACTAAGTACATAGACATCCTCCGTATACTTGGTAAACCTAAAATTTAGGGATATTGCAGAACTGTGTATATGCACATTCTGGTAATAGAAATGGGATTCAAGGTGAAACTGTCAGGCTGTGGTTCCACACACGGCCTCTGGGCGCCGCTGTCGGCCAGTGCAGGACAAGCACTGAAGCCCAGGATTCCTGAGCCTCTGGCTCGAGATTTCCTGCGCAGCCACCCACACAGAGAGAAGGAAGCCCGCTCACACACCCAGGCTCCTGGCCGCGCAGCCTCTGCTCAGCACAGACGCCTTCCCAGATCCGCCTGTCCTGGGCTGAATGCCCCTTCCGCGACACCGTGGATTGCAGTTTCTTTGCCTCTCCAGAAAGACCGGGCTCCAGCGAGACCTAGAGCGCGCAATGGGAGGGAGCTGCACGCAGAGACGCCCGGCCAGCCGGCGCCAGGTACTGTTGCTCTTCCTGCTGCCTTTGTTATGCCCCGCGCTCTGCGAGCAGATCCGCTACTCCATTCCCGAGGAGCTGGCCAAGGGCTCGGTGGTAGGGACCCTCGCCAAGGACCTAGGGCTCGGTGTTCGGGACGTGTCAGCTCGCAAGCTGCGAGTGAGCGCGGAGAAGCTGCTGTTCAGCGTAGACGCGGAGAGCGGGGACTTGCTTGTGAAGGACCGAATAGACCGTGAGCAGATATGCAAAGAGAGAAGAAGATGTGAATTGCAGCTGGAGGCCGTGGTGGaaaatcctttaaatatttttcatatcatGGTGGATGTTGAGGATATTAACGACCATGCCCCTCAGTTCGATCAAAAGGAAATACGTCTAGAAATTTTTGAATCTGTATCCCCAGGTGCACGAATGTCGCTTGACCCTGCCACTGACCCCGATATAAACACGAACTCAGTTAAAGATTATCAGATAAATCCTAACCCTTATTTCTCATTAATGGTTAGAGTTAATTCCGATGGTGGCAAATACCCAGAGTTGTCTTTGGAGAAACCCCTAGATCGGGAAGAGCAGCCGTCCCATCGCTTGATATTGACTGCCTTCGATGGAGGGGACCCACCACGAAGTGCCACCACTCAAATAGAAGTCTTTGTGAAGGACACGAATGATAACCCCCCCGTGTTCAGCAAAGACGAATATAGAATCAGCGTTAGTGAAAATCTACCACCTGGGTCCTCGGTGTTGCTGGTGACAGCCACTGACCGGGACGAGGGAGTCAATGCTGAAATACAGTACTACTTCAGGAGCACTGCTCAGAGTACAAGGAACATGTTCTCACTGGATGAGAAAACAGGCCTGATTAAGAATAACCAGTCATTGGATTTTGAGGATATAGAAAGATACACCATGGAAGTGGAAGCAAAAGACGGAGGTGGCCTCTCTACCCAATGTAAAGTAATCATAGATATCCTAGATGAAAACGACAACATTCCAGAAATAATCATCACTTCTCTCTCTGATCAGATTTTGGAGGATTCCCACCCAGGAATGGTTGTGGCTCTCTTCAAAACACGGGACCGGGActctggaggaaatggagaagtCACCTGTCATATAGGAAGAGATGTTCCTTTCAAGATTTATTCTTCTTCTAATAATTACTACAGGCTGGTGACAGATAGGGCCCTCGACCGAGAGCAGACTCCGGAATACAATGTCACCATCACAGCCACCGACAGGGGCGAGCCGCCCCTGTCCTccagcaccaccat comes from the Phacochoerus africanus isolate WHEZ1 chromosome 4, ROS_Pafr_v1, whole genome shotgun sequence genome and includes:
- the LOC125126453 gene encoding protocadherin gamma-B6 isoform X20 — protein: MPLPRHRGLQFLCLSRKTGLQRDLERAMGGSCTQRRPASRRQVLLLFLLPLLCPALCEQIRYSIPEELAKGSVVGTLAKDLGLGVRDVSARKLRVSAEKLLFSVDAESGDLLVKDRIDREQICKERRRCELQLEAVVENPLNIFHIMVDVEDINDHAPQFDQKEIRLEIFESVSPGARMSLDPATDPDINTNSVKDYQINPNPYFSLMVRVNSDGGKYPELSLEKPLDREEQPSHRLILTAFDGGDPPRSATTQIEVFVKDTNDNPPVFSKDEYRISVSENLPPGSSVLLVTATDRDEGVNAEIQYYFRSTAQSTRNMFSLDEKTGLIKNNQSLDFEDIERYTMEVEAKDGGGLSTQCKVIIDILDENDNIPEIIITSLSDQILEDSHPGMVVALFKTRDRDSGGNGEVTCHIGRDVPFKIYSSSNNYYRLVTDRALDREQTPEYNVTITATDRGEPPLSSSTTITLHIADVNDNAPVFQQASYEVHVAENNPPGASIAQVSARDPDLGPNGHVSYSIVAGDLEPRALASYVSVSAQSGVVFAQRAFDHEQLRALELTLQARDHGSPALRANVSLRVLVGDRNDNAPRVLYPALGPDGSALFDTVPRAAQPGYLVTKVVAVDADAGHNAWLSYHVLQASEPGLFSLGLRTGEVRTARALGERDAARQRLLVAVRDGGQPPLSATATLLLVFADSLQEALPDLGDAPPPSDPQAELQLYLVVALALISVLFLVAVTLAVALHVRRSSRPAAWGCFQPGLCVKAGPVGPPNYSEGTLPYSYNLCVAHTGKTEFNFLKCSEPLSSGQDILCAESPGALFPLQSGNDLTSHPETLTPQAPPNTDWRFSQAQRPGTSGSQNGDETGTWPNNQFDTEMLQAMILASASVEAVTR